One Branchiostoma floridae strain S238N-H82 chromosome 1, Bfl_VNyyK, whole genome shotgun sequence genomic region harbors:
- the LOC118424432 gene encoding uncharacterized protein LOC118424432 codes for MVAEIDSTVAKANSTITQKNSTVTQKNSTVTQKNSTVTQTNSVCGDKFDGRGENSGTEGPSSERFWYQRREMPRRLRLTIYPRKGGKGKVKTKAKVQGAPASDEAEWHTDEEDAMFQDLEYTARSPLCQGEKRCRSVSSTPRRILKWGKHRPYEKGSRKTYSKPQSTSTFEDEWQTDEEEDTTFEENSASPFAAKGRVKLPRSTPKRSSRAKRGFKHSQVSPNPQGSVRKRIRFGTPKKSDAWNTAMCEGMTKTKDEYTQVSAGDFLDLDQDDSSRIDKTVQEMIDLLPRVLVELRDLDSSKQDILLRFCHLVEAASMSVCNPVCLLLCLSASPSESLSDCYLSVGRKAGDCKSPLFLVGSQGFDLPRCK; via the exons ATGGTCGCGGAGATTGATTCGACGGTTGCAAAGGCAAATTCGAcaattacacagaaaaattcgacggttacacagaaaaattcgacggttacacagaaaaattcgacggttacacagaCAAATTCGGTTTGCGGAGACAAATTCGACGGTCGGGGAGAAAACTCCGGTACTGAAGGGCCGTCCAGTGAGCGTTTTTGGTACCAGAGGCGAG aaatgccTCGTCGGCTCAGATTAACTATCTATCCCCGCAAGGGTGGTAAAggcaaagtgaaaacaaaggCCAAAGTTCAAGGTGCCCCTGCATCTGATGAGGCTGAATGGCatacagatgaagaagatgcCATGTTTCAAGATCTAGAGTACACTGCAAGGAGTCCTCTTTGCCAGGGAGAAAAGAGATGCAGATCTGTGTCATCTACTCCGAGAAGGATATTAAAATGGGGTAAGCACCGTCCTTATGAAAAGGGTAGTAGGAAAACATACAGCAAACCTCAAAGTACTTCAACATTTGAAGATGAATGgcaaacagatgaagaagaagacacCACCTTTGAGGAAAACAGTGCAAGTCCATTTGCTGCAAAAGGGAGAGTCAAACTTCCAAGGTCCACCCCAAAAAGGAGTTCAAGAGCAAAACGAGGTTTCAAACATAGTCAAGTGTCTCCTAACCCACAAGGCAGTGTAAGGAAGCGGATAAGATTTGGTACGCCAAAAAAATCAGATGCTTGGAACACAGCCATGTGTGAAGGAATGACAAAGACAAAAGACGAGTACACGCAAGTTTCAGCTGGTGATTTTCTGGACTTGGACCAAGATGACTCATCAAGGATTGACAAGACTGTTCAAGAGATGATTGACCTGTTACCGAGAGTACTGGTGGAACTAAGGGACCTAGACTCAAGTAAACAAGATATTCTGCTACGATTTTGCCACTTGGTGGAAGCTG CTtccatgtctgtctgcaaccctgtctgccTGCTTCTATGTCTGTCTGCTTCTCCGTCTGAATCCCTGTCTGACTGCTATCTATCGGTCGGCCGCAAGGCGGGCGACTGCAAGTCTCCATTGTTTCTTGTCGGCAGCCAGGGTTTTGATCTGCCCCGGTGTAAGTAG
- the LOC118410984 gene encoding uncharacterized protein LOC118410984: MIENPQYSIRSSSLIAVPANPPEGTVEASGQGNPESPSELQNHQGKAVAVSQENEADTPNDNNAKDSKPPSVAGQDSATASTSDTANKFAVNEDGDVDTCSSSRNTDVTPLQVSGAADGPDPERKSELPNDAADEFAVNEDRDVNKDELPKGQDQATSDGTVKTERRRNQSWRMTRSMFPRKKPDATSDNSGNKLGIRPTSHSSRYSRQTPCCRRGRCPRVSSFSCPWRRDGSIRQQRRWYR; this comes from the exons ATGATAGAGAACCCACAGTACAGTATACGCAGTTCATCACTCATTGCAGTCCCAGCCAACCCTCCCGAGGGGACAGTCGAGGCATCCGGGCAGGGTAACCCGGAGTCCCCGTCGGAGCTGCAGAATCACCAGGGCAAGGCGGTGGCAGTTTCCCAAGAAAATGAAGCTGACACACCCAATGACAACAACGCTAAGGACAGCAAACCACCTTCCGTCGCTGGTCAAGACTCAGCCACAGCCTCAACTTCAGACACAGCGAACAAGTTTGCTGTTAACGAAGACGGGGACGTCGACACGTGTAGTTCTTCTCGTAACACGGACGTGACGCCCCTTCAAGTGTCCGGTGCTGCCGACGGTCCGGATCCGGAGAGGAAGAGTGAGCTACCAAATG ACGCAGCGGATGAGTTTGCTGTCAACGAAGACAGAGACGTCAACAAGGATGAGCTACCAAAAGGTCAAG ACCAGGCCACTTCCGACGGGACAGTCAAGACGGAGCGTAGGAGAAACCAGAGCTGGAGAATGACAAGATCAATGTTTCCCAGGAAAAAGCCGGACGCAACATCGGACAACAGCGGCAACAAGCTCGGCATCCGGCCTACCAGTCACAGCTCCAGATACAGCAGACAAACGCCCTGCTGCCGGAGAGGGCGATGTCCCAGAGTGTCATCCTTCAGTTGTCCGTGGAGAAGAGATGGAAGCATCCGACAACAGCGGCGCTGGTATAGATAG
- the LOC118424525 gene encoding zinc finger CCCH domain-containing protein 13-like: MEADRLASRKRWKQTDMEEDKQGGKQTGRQTGRKAGGRGWQTDREADRQGSRKAGKQTDREAGGQGRRQTKSQTGRQIDTVANRHGSRQLREANRRVKRQTGRQTDRPADKYGWQQNRDANRQGSRPTVFGTDCEADREGGKETWKLRGRQADRQFSGRIWKQTERIAGRHGSRKAGKQPYGVAKDKEADRQREQTDMVGFRQTGEADRHGRRQKGWWTDRAAGRHGSRQTWKQTNRVADRYGSERVADRQGNIRKTDGEADRQRGTQTGKEPEMKANRQDYRQTGYQTEYRRGGRQTERQTDMKGAKNGRRQRGWQADMGAERQESRQTNRQTDRAIRQGGRQTRK, translated from the exons ATGGAAGCAGACAGACTTGCAAGCAGAAAGAGATGgaagcagacagacatggaAGAAGACAAACAGGGTGGCAagcagacagggaggcagacaggcaggaAAGCAGGCGGACGGGgttggcagacagacagggaggcagacagacagggaagcagaAAGGCAGGGAAGCAAACAGACAGGGAAGCAGGCGGACAGGGAAGAAGACAGACAAAAtcacagacagggaggcagataGACACGGTGGCAAACAGACATGGTAGCAGACAACTCAGGGAAGCAAACAGACGGGTTAAAaggcagacagggaggcagacagacaggccaGCAGACAAATATGGTTGGCAGCAAAACAGGGACGCAAACAGACAAGGAAGCAGGCCTACAGTGTTTGGCACAGACTGTGAAGCAGACAGAGAGGGTGGCAAAGAGACATGGAAGCTGAGAGGCCGACAAGCAGACAGACAGTTTTCTGGACGGATTTGGAAGCAGACGGAGAGAATTGCAGGCAGACATGGAAGCAGAAAGGCGGGGAAGCAGCCATACGGGGTGGCAAAAGacaaggaggcagacaggcagagAGAGCAGACAGACATGGTG GGATTCAGACAAACAGgggaagcagacagacatggaAGAAGGCAGAAGGGCTGGTGGACAGATAGGGCAGCAGGCAGACACGgaagcagacagacatggaAGCAGACaaacagggttgcagacagataTGGTTCAGagagggttgcagacagacaggggaaCATACGGAAGACAGAcggggaggcagacagacagagaggcacaCAGACAGGAAAGGAGCCAGAAATGAAAGCAAACAGACAGgattacagacagacagggtatcAGACGGAATACAGAcggggaggcagacagacagagaggcagactgATATGAAAGGAGCCAAAAATGGAAGAAGACAAAGAGGGTGGCAGGCAGATATGGGAGCAGAGAGGCAGGAAAGCAGACAGACGAACCGGCAGACAGACAGAGCAatcagacagggaggcagacagacaaggaaGTAG